A genomic segment from Pectinophora gossypiella chromosome 3, ilPecGoss1.1, whole genome shotgun sequence encodes:
- the LOC126380430 gene encoding RNA-binding protein 45-like, giving the protein MDNRRKRGEESSDDSPMYSRLFIVCEKGLTKEHFEDAFNKFGTIEDIRMPRDHNTGESKGIAYIKFSKTSEAANAMEEMNLKVLPNSNRPLKVMVAGNRSDIQTDDHDDEKYRRIFINVAKTATEDMLQEHFSEFGHVESILIQRDRNSGESRGFAYIRYRKFSEAACAFENCERKYRAIFALPKGHNKRPETSFEFNINNLATSSANMRTSVLSLMKTRPGNYTRVNFMCSPYINQKQVEKLFDIIPGMVVCQFYVDLVRNCGKGTVSFTNPVSAAYAVEKLDRFEYPPGSHILVRPDNTKFDPKDNNFTKLPNAVSNLKNAISATTNADSPDLAQLAEAIAEASKLIKMATAGVSDDMIPNSNDLNYCSVKLPPTQPLADVDSPVAKRCFLVCKPQPPPLTILRDVFCRFGNLINVYTLPNKTVGYARYATVEAADNAMKSLHGAEICGVRMKVLEAEDEAPAKRMRYD; this is encoded by the coding sequence ATGGATAATCGTCGTAAACGTGGAGAGGAAAGCTCTGATGATTCTCCTATGTATTCGAGGCTATTTATAGTTTGTGAGAAAGGGCTGACTAAAGAGCATTTTGAAGATGCTTTTAACAAATTTGGTACCATTGAAGACATACGAATGCCGCGAGATCATAACACTGGAGAATCTAAAGGTATCGCTTACATTAAGTTCTCTAAAACATCGGAAGCTGCGAATGCTATGGAGGAAATGAACTTAAAGGTTTTACCGAACTCGAACCGACCCTTGAAGGTTATGGTTGCGGGTAACCGCTCCGATATCCAAACTGATGATCatgatgatgaaaaatataGAAGAATATTCATAAATGTTGCTAAAACTGCTACTGAAGATATGCTCCAAGAACATTTCAGTGAATTTGGCCATGTAGAATCTATTCTGATTCAGAGAGATAGAAACTCCGGAGAGTCTAGAGGTTTTGCTTATATCAGATACAGGAAATTCTCTGAAGCTGCTTGTGCTTTCGAAAACTGTGAAAGAAAGTATAGAGCAATCTTTGCACTTCCAAAGGGCCACAACAAACGTCCCGAAACCAGTTTTGAGTTTAACATTAACAATCTAGCTACATCCTCTGCAAATATGCGCACTTCAGTTTTATCGCTGATGAAAACTCGGCCTGGGAATTACACCCGTGTTAATTTCATGTGTTCTCCTTATATAAACCAAAAGCAAGTAGAGAAGTTATTTGACATTATACCAGGGATGGTGGTCTGCCAATTCTATGTAGATTTGGTACGTAATTGCGGTAAGGGCACAGTTTCATTTACTAATCCTGTATCAGCAGCATATGCTGTGGAAAAATTGGACAGATTTGAGTATCCTCCAGGATCACACATTCTTGTTAGGCCTGACAACACAAAATTTGATCCAAAGGACAATAACTTTACAAAACTGCCAAATGCAGTATCTAACTTAAAGAATGCAATCTCTGCAACTACTAATGCAGATTCCCCTGATTTAGCTCAATTGGCTGAAGCTATAGCAGAAGCTTCCAAACTCATCAAAATGGCTACTGCAGGTGTTTCTGATGATATGATTCCTAATAGTAATGATTTAAACTATTGCAGTGTAAAGCTTCCTCCTACTCAGCCCCTAGCTGACGTTGATAGTCCAGTGGCTAAAAGATGTTTCTTGGTGTGCAAACCTCAACCCCCACCACTGACTATCTTACGGGATGTATTTTGTCGGTTTGGAAACCTGATCAATGTTTATACATTGCCCAATAAGACTGTAGGCTATGCTCGTTATGCTACTGTTGAGGCTGCAGATAATGCAATGAAATCTTTGCATGGAGCAGAGATTTGTGGTGTTCGCATGAAAGTTCTCGAGGCAGAAGACGAAGCACCTGCCAAAAGAATGCGTTATGATTGA